The Lampris incognitus isolate fLamInc1 chromosome 17, fLamInc1.hap2, whole genome shotgun sequence genome contains a region encoding:
- the fbrs gene encoding autism susceptibility gene 2 protein homolog isoform X1, producing MEGPSRSSGFRQSRRSRSQRDRERRRRVDLAEQRATSLSSGSDHEACGTNSVLGPGGRESRPGFGRHRPPRRRKRESVSCEEDIIDGFAIASFISLEALEMDCSLKPNQRAAMLMGRGSKRKRGPEENGGGPLSEPEEGAPPSYSRSCWNRNRKKRRKTDVKGALGLPLETGYICDTESDSGDKASDNDMEPVFTVSTRKVGEPIPVSMASSVGKSCPSLPSRCGGVSRLMVTPSVSGLERSQERSLEPPYPEPVSSSTSSASFSCLPAHSAVTATATVTRPSLPNGGSSLHSRHDPSPPLSKHKPFLTFPGRPHSIYSMGISNRNSTSVKPPSSAASSSSSMRPPTPSTSMSLNRGSVSSGPLRPPSRASSGTLFTSSPGLPPPPPLLQVSSHSTAADQDLLRQSLNSHFLASQDREDRRSVPGAESNTPGAGRSTPGGPSASSSTPGSSGRTSQNQSNIQPLAFQFHQHNHQHQHTHTHQHFTPFLHPTATAPPLFDKYAGKMDGLYRHTFFPQYPPPSVPGIQPVIPPAGPFSSLQGAFQPKPLVPQGTGPEMTTRLGVVPHHLQPKDPRLTDPFGASLKVSKKPGKWCAMHVHVAWMILSHQKKVKMMQAEPHKLDFRSDLLARIPGAGSLGPLGPLGGGLPPTHELTRPASLFTTTGGVNPSSTPFIPPSTPHSSFLTPTAHLDPYGRSPPFTPLGALGSSAFGGLGSPTLAGGSVFGHKDSPATVVGGLSTSNHHDPWNRLHGGPPGFPAGPSWAKGADKRDDRDRGKDADRRDIPHIKDEKDRDNMLYGRQPVRMSPVALAFKPRSSTPVSHINGHSNALAGSSGHIEDLARSVNRDRDRERDRDGDKRLLQTMSSRGPPLGSSSVIADRDRPRSSSSSVLTTPPPSNRSAPSPLDLYPRQQPSSAHSLHGEPSHSSSQRDGSLPASSSASATVTSLSQGKKPDRTTTPVPKPPLLLPPVKVKEERKEEPEHIPITLQAPPAPSHSFERPNSRHHHPSSGTPSSSLSLTPTPGVPIPPPTPHPPSHHHLSLLERTRAIEAYLGSTAGAGGLVMGPGGERFPHSHAQGPSQAPHSFTWDPWRELAAQQQQQQQRREVMALRSDPHLALRSDPHLARLIQHQHAQRFLEAERAAAVAAAAAATPHHPQTSTSSASTSAVRQEFGLMAHHFDRPPQLGPPGGGLMDEEQRAQILREDFERARYFGMHPHPHLSTGSHLPSPSHAATATHLDQLHPGLLSHPLPPGASATSQHHPGLYSRLGPLHSHHVPNGILAKTPAGLVGALSVGAPPPLIPSVTSRSSTPPRSSRLGGPGELALYGAHKDGESR from the exons ATGGAGGGTCCGAGCCGGAGCAGTGGATTCAGACAGAGCAGACGGTCCCGATCGCAGCGCGACAGGGAGCGGCGGAGGAGAGTCGACCTCGCCGAGCAGCGGGCCACATCCCTGTCCTCGGGCTCCGATCATGAGGCTTGTGGGACCAACTCTGTTCTGGGACCCGGTGGGAGAGAAAGCCGGCCTGGGTTCGGGAGACACAGGCCTCCCCGTCGGAGGAAGAGAGAGTCAGTGTCGTGCGAAGAAGACATAATCGATGGTTTCGCAATTGCGAGCTTCATCAGCCTAGAAGCCCTGGAG ATGGACTGCTCTCTAAAGCCCAACCAACGTGCTGCTATGCTGATGGGAAGAGGGAGCAAGAGGAAGAGAGGCCCAGAGGAGAACGGTGGAGGGCCGCTTTCAGAACCTGAGGAAGGAGCCCCACCCAGCTACTCCCGCAGTTGTTGGAACAGGAATAGAAAAAAGAGGAGAAAGACAGACGTAAAG GGCGCATTGGGGCTCCCTTTGGAGACCGGCTATATT TGTGACACTGAGAGTGATTCAGGAGATAAG gcCTCTGACAATGACATGGAACCAGTGTTCACAGTGAGCACCAGGAAAG TCGGTGAACCCATCCCTGTGAGCATGGCTTCATCTGTAGGCAAAAGCTGCCCTTCTCTACCTTCTCGTTGTGGTGGGGTCTCCCGGCTGATGGTCACCCCGAGTGTATCTGGCCTGGAGCGCAGTCAGGAGAGAAGCCTGGAGCCGCCTTACCCAGAGCCCGTTTCTTCTTCTACCTCTTCCGCCTCCTTCTCTTGCCTACCTGCCCACTCTGCGGTTACGGCCACAGCCACAGTTACCCGGCCCAGCTTACCCAATGGTGGCAGCAGCCTTCATAGCCGCCACGATCCCAGTCCCCCGCTCTCCAAACACAAGCCTTTCCTTACTTTTCCTGGACGACCTCACTCCATCTACAGCATGGGCATCAGCAACAG aaACAGCACTTCAGTCAAACCCCCATCATCTGCTGCTTCTTCCTCATCCTCCATGCGTCCCCCCACTCCCTCTACCAGTATGTCACTTAACAGAGGCTCAGTATCCTCAGGGCCCCTCCGACCCCCATCACGAGCCAGCTCTGGGACCCTATTCACCTCTTCACCTGGCctgcctcctcctccgcctctacTACAAGTTTCCAGCCACTCAACAGCAGCAG ACCAAGATTTACTGCGTCAAAGTTTAAACTCTCACTTCCTGGCCTCTCAAGATCGTGAAGACAGGCGCAGTGTCCCTGGGGCTGAGAGCAACACACCCGGTGCAGGCCGGTCCACCCCTGGTGGTCCATCAGCATCAAGTTCTACCCCAGGTTCATCAGGCAGGACGTCTCAGAACCAGTCCAACATCCAACCCCTGGCCTTCCAGTTCCATCAGCACAACCaccagcaccaacacacacatacacaccaacacTTCACACCTTTCTTGCACCCCACAGCTACTGCACCACCCCTG TTTGATAAGTATGCAGGCAAGATGGACGGGCTGTACCGACACACT TTCTTCCCACAATACCCTCCTCCATCAGTCCCTGGTATCCAGCCTGTGATTCCTCCCGCTGGGCCTTTCAGCTCTCTGCAAGGAGCTTTTCAGCCAAAG CCTCTTGTCCCTCAGGGAACGGGTCCTGAGATGACCACTCGACTTGGGGTTGTGCCTCACCACCTGCAGCCCAAAGACCCCAGG CTAACTGATCCATTTGGGGCATCGTTGAAAGTCAGTAAA AAACCTGGAAAATGGTGTGCTATGCATGTACATGTGGCCTGGATGATTCTAAGCCATCAGAAAAAAGTAAag ATGATGCAAGCTGAACCTCACAAGCTGGACTTCCGTAGTGATTTGCTGGCCCGTATTCCTGGAGCTGGAAGTCTGGGCCCTCTGGGTCCCCTGGGAGGAGGCCTCCCCCCTACACATGAGCTTACCAGACCTGCCAGTCTATTCACAAccacag GTGGAGTCAATCCGTCCTCAACTCCTTTTATTCCTCCATCAACACCTCACTCCTCTTTCCTCACTCCAACAGCACACTTGG atccATATGGCCGCTCACCTCCCTTTACCCCACTGGGAGCCCTGGGCTCTAGTGCCTTTGGAGGACTTGGCAGCCCAACTCTGG CAGGTGGCTCTGTGTTTGGCCACAAGGACTCTCCAGCCACTGTGGTTGGGGGCTTATCAACCTCGAACCATCATGATCCATGGAATCGGCTACATGGGGGCCCTCCTGGGTTCCCTGCTGGCCCCAGCTGGGCTAAAGGTGCCGACAAGAGGGACGATAGAGATCGAGGGAAGGATGCGGACAGGAGAGACATCCCTCACATTAAGGATGAAAAGGACAG AGACAACATGCTGTATGGGCGGCAACCTGTAAGAATGTCTCCGGTTGCCCTTGCCTTCAAACCACGCAGTAGCACCCCAGTCTCTCACATCAACGGCCACAGCAATGCCCTTGCAGGGAGCAGTGGGCATATTGAGGACCTGGCTCGCAGtgtgaacagagacagagaccgtGAGCGAGACAGAGATGGGGATAAGAGGCTGCTGCAGACAATGTCTTCAAGGGGGCCTCCTCTTGGCTCTTCATCTGTAatagcagacagagacagaccacGGTCTTCCTCATCCTCTGTGCTCACCACTCCCCCACCCTCCAACCGCTCTGCCCCATCTCCCTTGGACCTGTACCCCCGCCAGCAGCCCTCCTCAGCACACAGCCTCCATGGTGAACCCTCCCACTCCTCCTCCCAAAGAGACGGCAGCCTTCCTGCTTCGTCCTCGGCTTCTGCCACTGTCACCTCTCTGTCTCAGGGCAAGAAGCCTGATCGGACCACAACCCCAGTTCCCAAACCCCCTTTGCTCCTCCCGCCCGTCAAAGTCAAAGAGGAACGGAAAGAGGAGCCAGAGCACATCCCCATCACCCTGCAGGCTCCCCCAGCCCCCAGCCACAGTTTTGAGCGGCCCAACAGCCGTCACCACCACCCTAGCTCTGGtaccccctcctcctctttgtCACTGACTCCAACTCCTGGTGTtcccatccccccacccacccctcaccCTCCTTCCCACCATCATCTCTCCCTGCTTGAGCGTACTAGGGCAATTGAGGCCTATTTGGGGAGCACAGCAGGGGCTGGAGGACTCGTGATGGGTCCAGGAGGAGAACGATTCCCCCACAGTCATGCCCAGGGACCGTCCCAGGCCCCCCACAGTTTTACCTGGGACCCCTGGAGGgagctggctgcccagcagcagcagcagcagcaacgaaGGGAGGTGATGGCCCTGCGGTCAGACCCCCACCTGGCACTGCGCTCCGACCCCCATCTGGCCCGGCTAATCCAGCACCAACATGCTCAGCGCTTCCTGGAGGCAGAGAGGGCTGCGGCTGTagcagctgcagcagctgccACACCTCACCACCCTCAGACATCTACCTCTTCTGCCTCCACCTCTGCTGTCCGGCAGGAGTTTGGCCTGATGGCCCACCACTTTGATCGCCCCCCCCAGCTTGGACCTCCAGGTGGTGGGTTAATGGATGAGGAGCAGCGAGCTCAGATCCTGCGGGAGGACTTTGAACGAGCTCGCTACTTTGGGATGCACCCACACCCGCACTTATCCACCGGATCTCACCTGCCGAGCCCCTCCCATGCTGCTACTGCCACCCACCTGGACCAGCTTCACCCAGGCCTTCTTTCCCACCCACTCCCTCCTGGAGCCTCTGCCACTTCCCAGCACCACCCGGGCCTTTACTCCCGTCTGGGACCGCTTCACTCGCACCATGTGCCCAACGGTATTTTGGCCAAGACCCCTGCCGGCTTGGTGGGAGCTCTTTCAGTGGGGGCACCTCCTCCCCTCATTCCATCAGTGACCAGCCGGTCGTCCACACCTCCCCGGAGCTCCAGACTCGGAGGGCCAGGTGAGCTTGCTCTTTATGGTGCCCATAAGGATGGGGAGTCCAGATAG
- the fbrs gene encoding autism susceptibility gene 2 protein homolog isoform X2 — MEGPSRSSGFRQSRRSRSQRDRERRRRVDLAEQRATSLSSGSDHEACGTNSVLGPGGRESRPGFGRHRPPRRRKRESVSCEEDIIDGFAIASFISLEALEMDCSLKPNQRAAMLMGRGSKRKRGPEENGGGPLSEPEEGAPPSYSRSCWNRNRKKRRKTDVKGALGLPLETGYICDTESDSGDKASDNDMEPVFTVSTRKVGEPIPVSMASSVGKSCPSLPSRCGGVSRLMVTPSVSGLERSQERSLEPPYPEPVSSSTSSASFSCLPAHSAVTATATVTRPSLPNGGSSLHSRHDPSPPLSKHKPFLTFPGRPHSIYSMGISNRNSTSVKPPSSAASSSSSMRPPTPSTSMSLNRGSVSSGPLRPPSRASSGTLFTSSPGLPPPPPLLQVSSHSTAADQDLLRQSLNSHFLASQDREDRRSVPGAESNTPGAGRSTPGGPSASSSTPGSSGRTSQNQSNIQPLAFQFHQHNHQHQHTHTHQHFTPFLHPTATAPPLFDKYAGKMDGLYRHTFFPQYPPPSVPGIQPVIPPAGPFSSLQGAFQPKPLVPQGTGPEMTTRLGVVPHHLQPKDPRLTDPFGASLKVSKKPGKWCAMHVHVAWMILSHQKKVKMMQAEPHKLDFRSDLLARIPGAGSLGPLGPLGGGLPPTHELTRPASLFTTTGGVNPSSTPFIPPSTPHSSFLTPTAHLDPYGRSPPFTPLGALGSSAFGGLGSPTLGGSVFGHKDSPATVVGGLSTSNHHDPWNRLHGGPPGFPAGPSWAKGADKRDDRDRGKDADRRDIPHIKDEKDRDNMLYGRQPVRMSPVALAFKPRSSTPVSHINGHSNALAGSSGHIEDLARSVNRDRDRERDRDGDKRLLQTMSSRGPPLGSSSVIADRDRPRSSSSSVLTTPPPSNRSAPSPLDLYPRQQPSSAHSLHGEPSHSSSQRDGSLPASSSASATVTSLSQGKKPDRTTTPVPKPPLLLPPVKVKEERKEEPEHIPITLQAPPAPSHSFERPNSRHHHPSSGTPSSSLSLTPTPGVPIPPPTPHPPSHHHLSLLERTRAIEAYLGSTAGAGGLVMGPGGERFPHSHAQGPSQAPHSFTWDPWRELAAQQQQQQQRREVMALRSDPHLALRSDPHLARLIQHQHAQRFLEAERAAAVAAAAAATPHHPQTSTSSASTSAVRQEFGLMAHHFDRPPQLGPPGGGLMDEEQRAQILREDFERARYFGMHPHPHLSTGSHLPSPSHAATATHLDQLHPGLLSHPLPPGASATSQHHPGLYSRLGPLHSHHVPNGILAKTPAGLVGALSVGAPPPLIPSVTSRSSTPPRSSRLGGPGELALYGAHKDGESR; from the exons ATGGAGGGTCCGAGCCGGAGCAGTGGATTCAGACAGAGCAGACGGTCCCGATCGCAGCGCGACAGGGAGCGGCGGAGGAGAGTCGACCTCGCCGAGCAGCGGGCCACATCCCTGTCCTCGGGCTCCGATCATGAGGCTTGTGGGACCAACTCTGTTCTGGGACCCGGTGGGAGAGAAAGCCGGCCTGGGTTCGGGAGACACAGGCCTCCCCGTCGGAGGAAGAGAGAGTCAGTGTCGTGCGAAGAAGACATAATCGATGGTTTCGCAATTGCGAGCTTCATCAGCCTAGAAGCCCTGGAG ATGGACTGCTCTCTAAAGCCCAACCAACGTGCTGCTATGCTGATGGGAAGAGGGAGCAAGAGGAAGAGAGGCCCAGAGGAGAACGGTGGAGGGCCGCTTTCAGAACCTGAGGAAGGAGCCCCACCCAGCTACTCCCGCAGTTGTTGGAACAGGAATAGAAAAAAGAGGAGAAAGACAGACGTAAAG GGCGCATTGGGGCTCCCTTTGGAGACCGGCTATATT TGTGACACTGAGAGTGATTCAGGAGATAAG gcCTCTGACAATGACATGGAACCAGTGTTCACAGTGAGCACCAGGAAAG TCGGTGAACCCATCCCTGTGAGCATGGCTTCATCTGTAGGCAAAAGCTGCCCTTCTCTACCTTCTCGTTGTGGTGGGGTCTCCCGGCTGATGGTCACCCCGAGTGTATCTGGCCTGGAGCGCAGTCAGGAGAGAAGCCTGGAGCCGCCTTACCCAGAGCCCGTTTCTTCTTCTACCTCTTCCGCCTCCTTCTCTTGCCTACCTGCCCACTCTGCGGTTACGGCCACAGCCACAGTTACCCGGCCCAGCTTACCCAATGGTGGCAGCAGCCTTCATAGCCGCCACGATCCCAGTCCCCCGCTCTCCAAACACAAGCCTTTCCTTACTTTTCCTGGACGACCTCACTCCATCTACAGCATGGGCATCAGCAACAG aaACAGCACTTCAGTCAAACCCCCATCATCTGCTGCTTCTTCCTCATCCTCCATGCGTCCCCCCACTCCCTCTACCAGTATGTCACTTAACAGAGGCTCAGTATCCTCAGGGCCCCTCCGACCCCCATCACGAGCCAGCTCTGGGACCCTATTCACCTCTTCACCTGGCctgcctcctcctccgcctctacTACAAGTTTCCAGCCACTCAACAGCAGCAG ACCAAGATTTACTGCGTCAAAGTTTAAACTCTCACTTCCTGGCCTCTCAAGATCGTGAAGACAGGCGCAGTGTCCCTGGGGCTGAGAGCAACACACCCGGTGCAGGCCGGTCCACCCCTGGTGGTCCATCAGCATCAAGTTCTACCCCAGGTTCATCAGGCAGGACGTCTCAGAACCAGTCCAACATCCAACCCCTGGCCTTCCAGTTCCATCAGCACAACCaccagcaccaacacacacatacacaccaacacTTCACACCTTTCTTGCACCCCACAGCTACTGCACCACCCCTG TTTGATAAGTATGCAGGCAAGATGGACGGGCTGTACCGACACACT TTCTTCCCACAATACCCTCCTCCATCAGTCCCTGGTATCCAGCCTGTGATTCCTCCCGCTGGGCCTTTCAGCTCTCTGCAAGGAGCTTTTCAGCCAAAG CCTCTTGTCCCTCAGGGAACGGGTCCTGAGATGACCACTCGACTTGGGGTTGTGCCTCACCACCTGCAGCCCAAAGACCCCAGG CTAACTGATCCATTTGGGGCATCGTTGAAAGTCAGTAAA AAACCTGGAAAATGGTGTGCTATGCATGTACATGTGGCCTGGATGATTCTAAGCCATCAGAAAAAAGTAAag ATGATGCAAGCTGAACCTCACAAGCTGGACTTCCGTAGTGATTTGCTGGCCCGTATTCCTGGAGCTGGAAGTCTGGGCCCTCTGGGTCCCCTGGGAGGAGGCCTCCCCCCTACACATGAGCTTACCAGACCTGCCAGTCTATTCACAAccacag GTGGAGTCAATCCGTCCTCAACTCCTTTTATTCCTCCATCAACACCTCACTCCTCTTTCCTCACTCCAACAGCACACTTGG atccATATGGCCGCTCACCTCCCTTTACCCCACTGGGAGCCCTGGGCTCTAGTGCCTTTGGAGGACTTGGCAGCCCAACTCTGG GTGGCTCTGTGTTTGGCCACAAGGACTCTCCAGCCACTGTGGTTGGGGGCTTATCAACCTCGAACCATCATGATCCATGGAATCGGCTACATGGGGGCCCTCCTGGGTTCCCTGCTGGCCCCAGCTGGGCTAAAGGTGCCGACAAGAGGGACGATAGAGATCGAGGGAAGGATGCGGACAGGAGAGACATCCCTCACATTAAGGATGAAAAGGACAG AGACAACATGCTGTATGGGCGGCAACCTGTAAGAATGTCTCCGGTTGCCCTTGCCTTCAAACCACGCAGTAGCACCCCAGTCTCTCACATCAACGGCCACAGCAATGCCCTTGCAGGGAGCAGTGGGCATATTGAGGACCTGGCTCGCAGtgtgaacagagacagagaccgtGAGCGAGACAGAGATGGGGATAAGAGGCTGCTGCAGACAATGTCTTCAAGGGGGCCTCCTCTTGGCTCTTCATCTGTAatagcagacagagacagaccacGGTCTTCCTCATCCTCTGTGCTCACCACTCCCCCACCCTCCAACCGCTCTGCCCCATCTCCCTTGGACCTGTACCCCCGCCAGCAGCCCTCCTCAGCACACAGCCTCCATGGTGAACCCTCCCACTCCTCCTCCCAAAGAGACGGCAGCCTTCCTGCTTCGTCCTCGGCTTCTGCCACTGTCACCTCTCTGTCTCAGGGCAAGAAGCCTGATCGGACCACAACCCCAGTTCCCAAACCCCCTTTGCTCCTCCCGCCCGTCAAAGTCAAAGAGGAACGGAAAGAGGAGCCAGAGCACATCCCCATCACCCTGCAGGCTCCCCCAGCCCCCAGCCACAGTTTTGAGCGGCCCAACAGCCGTCACCACCACCCTAGCTCTGGtaccccctcctcctctttgtCACTGACTCCAACTCCTGGTGTtcccatccccccacccacccctcaccCTCCTTCCCACCATCATCTCTCCCTGCTTGAGCGTACTAGGGCAATTGAGGCCTATTTGGGGAGCACAGCAGGGGCTGGAGGACTCGTGATGGGTCCAGGAGGAGAACGATTCCCCCACAGTCATGCCCAGGGACCGTCCCAGGCCCCCCACAGTTTTACCTGGGACCCCTGGAGGgagctggctgcccagcagcagcagcagcagcaacgaaGGGAGGTGATGGCCCTGCGGTCAGACCCCCACCTGGCACTGCGCTCCGACCCCCATCTGGCCCGGCTAATCCAGCACCAACATGCTCAGCGCTTCCTGGAGGCAGAGAGGGCTGCGGCTGTagcagctgcagcagctgccACACCTCACCACCCTCAGACATCTACCTCTTCTGCCTCCACCTCTGCTGTCCGGCAGGAGTTTGGCCTGATGGCCCACCACTTTGATCGCCCCCCCCAGCTTGGACCTCCAGGTGGTGGGTTAATGGATGAGGAGCAGCGAGCTCAGATCCTGCGGGAGGACTTTGAACGAGCTCGCTACTTTGGGATGCACCCACACCCGCACTTATCCACCGGATCTCACCTGCCGAGCCCCTCCCATGCTGCTACTGCCACCCACCTGGACCAGCTTCACCCAGGCCTTCTTTCCCACCCACTCCCTCCTGGAGCCTCTGCCACTTCCCAGCACCACCCGGGCCTTTACTCCCGTCTGGGACCGCTTCACTCGCACCATGTGCCCAACGGTATTTTGGCCAAGACCCCTGCCGGCTTGGTGGGAGCTCTTTCAGTGGGGGCACCTCCTCCCCTCATTCCATCAGTGACCAGCCGGTCGTCCACACCTCCCCGGAGCTCCAGACTCGGAGGGCCAGGTGAGCTTGCTCTTTATGGTGCCCATAAGGATGGGGAGTCCAGATAG